A genomic stretch from Capricornis sumatraensis isolate serow.1 chromosome 4, serow.2, whole genome shotgun sequence includes:
- the SBF1 gene encoding myotubularin-related protein 5 isoform X1, producing the protein MARLADYFVLVAFGPHPRGSGEGQGQILQRFPEKDWEDNPFPQGIELFCQPSGWQLCPERNPPTFFVAVLTDINSERHYCACLTFWEPVEPTQEGPCAQDGAERDEEADEGGPGALPTPTPGPPGQLFAPKTLVLVSRLDHVEVFRNSLGLIYTIHVEGLNVGLENVVGNLLTCVIPLAGGSQRTISLGAGDRQVIQTPLSDSLPISRCSVALLFRQLGITNVLSLFCAALTEHKVLFLSRSYQRLSDACRGLLALLFPLRYSFTYVPILPAQLLEVLSTPTPFIIGVNASFQAEAQELLDVIVADLDGGTVTVPECVHIPPLPEPLQSQTHSILSMVLDPELELADLAFPPPSTSISSLKMQDKELRAVFLRLFAQLLQGYRWCLHTVRIHPEPVIRFHKAAFLGQRGLVEDDFLMKVLEGMAFAGFVSERGVPYRPTDLFDELVAHEVVRMRADENHPQRVLRHVKELAEQLYKNENPYPAVAMHKVQRPGEASHLRRAPRPFPRLDEGMVQWIVDQAAAKMQGAPPAVKAEKRTTVPSGPPMTAIVERSGGLHGNSARRLEVVRNCISYVFEGKMLEAKKLLPAVLRALKGRAARRCLAQELHLHVQQSRAVLDHQQFDFVVRMMNCCLQDCTSLDEHGIAAALLPLVTAFCRKLSPGVTQFAYSCVQEHVVWSTPQFWEAMFYGDVQTHIRALYLEAAEDRDPFSAGEAPVQDERSALDVASEQRRLWPTLSREKQQELVQKEESTVFSQAIHYANRMSYLLLPLDSSKSRLLRERPGLGELESASNSLVTNSMAGSVAESYDTESGFEDAETCDVAGAVVRFINRFVDKVCTESGVTSDHLKGLHVMVPDIVQMHIETLEAVHRESKRLPPIQKPKLLRPRLLPGEECVLDGLRVYLLPDGREEGAGGPGGGPALLPAEGAVFLTTYRVIFTGMPTDPLVGEQVVVRSFPVAALTKEKRISVQTPVDQLLQDGLQLRSCTFQLLKMAFDEEVGSDSAELFRKQLHKLRYPPDIRGTFALTLGSAHTPGRPPRATKDKGPSFRTLSRNLVKNAKKTIGRQYVTRKKYNAPSWEHRGQPPPEDQEDEISVSEELEPSTLTPSSALKPSDRMTMSSLVERACCRDYQRLGLGTLSSSLSRAKSEPFRISPVNRMYAICRSYPGLLIVPQSVQDNALQRVSRCYRQNRFPVVCWRSGRSKAVLLRSGGLHGKGVVGLFKAQNAPSPGQSQADSSSLEQEKYLQAVVSSMPRYADASGRNTLSGFSSAHMGSHAPSPRARVTTLSNPMAASASRRTAPRGKWGSVRASGRSGGLSTDVGSRLAGVVPPQANGAPADPGFLRPQRAALYIIGDKAQLKGVRPDPLQQWELVPIEVFEARQVKASFKKLLKACVPGCPATEPGPASFLRSLEDSEWLIQIHKLLQVSVLVVELLDSGSSVLVSLEDGWDITTQVVSLVQLLSDPFYRTLEGFRLLVEKEWLSFGHRFSHRGAHTLAGQSSGFTPVFLQFLDCVHQIHLQFPMEFEFSPFYLKFLGYHHVSRRFRTFLLDSDYERIELGLLYEEKGDRRAPQACRSVWEYVERLSKRTPVFYNYMYAPEDAEVLRPYSNVSNLKVWDFYTEETLAEGPPYDWELAQGPPEPPEEERPDGGAPQSRRRVVWPCYDSRPRAQPDAISRLLEEMQRLETELGRPPERWKDAWDRVKAAQRLEGRPDGRGTPSSLLVSSVPHHRRSLGVYLQEGPVGSTLSLSLDSDQSSGSSVSSSRQAARRSTSTLYSQFQTAESENRSYEGTLYKKGAFMKPWKARWFVLDKTKHQLRYYDHRADTECKGVIDLAEVEAVAPGTPAMGAPKTVDEKAFFDVKTTRRVYNFCAQDVPSAQQWVDQIQSCLSDA; encoded by the exons ATGGCACGGCTCGCGGACTACTTCGTGCTGGTGGCGTTCGGGCCGCACCCGCGCG GGAGTGGGGAAGGCCAGGGCCAGATCCTGCAGCGCTTCCCGGAGAAGGACTGGGAGGACAACCCATTCCCTCAGGGCATCGAGCTG TTCTGCCAGCCCAGCGGGTGGCAGCTGTGTCCTGAGCGGAACCCGCCCACCTTCTTCGTCGCTGTCCTCACCGACATCAACTCCGAGCGGCACTACTGTGCCTGCCTGACCTTCTGGGAGCCTGTGGAGCCCACGCAg GAAGGTCCGTGCGCCCAGGATGGCGCCGAGCGGGATGAGGAGGCCGATGAGGGGGGCCCGGGGGCACTGCCCACCCCGACGCCCGGCCCGCCCGGCCAGCTGTTTGCTCCAAAGACGCTGGTGTTGGTGTCACGGCTGGACCACGTGGAGGTGTTCAGG AACAGCCTCGGCCTCATTTACACCATCCACGTAGAGGGTCTGAACGTGGGCCTGGAGAACGTGGTCGGGAACCTGCTGACCTGCGTCATCCCCTTGGCCGGGGGCTCGCAG AGAACCATCTCTTTGGGCGCTGGGGACCGGCAGGTCATTCAGACCCCGCTCAGCGACTCGCTGCCCATCAGCCGCTGCAGCGTGGCCCTGTTGTTCCGCCAGCTGG GCATCACCAACGTGCTGTCCCTGTTCTGCGCGGCGCTCACTGAGCACAAGGTGCTCTTCCTGTCGCGGAGCTACCAGCGGCTCTCGGACGCCTGCCGGGGACTCCTGGCGTTGCTGTTCCCGCTCAGATACAG CTTCACCTACGTGCCCATCCTGCCGGCACAGCTCCTGGAGGTGCTCAGCACGCCCACGCCCTTCATCATCGGAGTCAACGCCTCCTTCCAGGCAGAGGCCCAGGAGCTG CTGGACGTGATTGTTGCTGATCTGGATGGCGGGACGGTGACTGTCCCCGAGTGTGTGCACATTCCTCCCCTGCCTGAGccactgcagagtcagacacacagcaTCCTGAGCATG GTCCTGGATCCGGAGCTGGAGCTGGCTGATCTCGCCTTCCCTCCACCTTCGACGTCCATTTCCTCCCTGAAGATGCAG GACAAGGAGCTGCGCGCCGTCTTCCTGCGGCTCTTTGCTCAGCTCCTGCAAGGCTACCGTTGGTGTCTGCACACGGTCCGCATCCACCCGGAGCCCGTCATCCGCTTCCATAAG GCAGCTTTCCTGGGTCAGCGCGGGCTGGTGGAGGATGATTTCCTGATGAAGGTGCTGGAGGGCATGGCCTTCGCAGGCTTCGTGTCAGAACGCGGGGTCCCCTACCGCCCGACGGACCTGTTTGATGAG CTGGTGGCCCATGAAGTCGTTCGGATGCGGGCAGACGAGAACCACCCCCAGCGAGTTCTCCGTCACGTCAAGGAACTGGCCGAGCAGCTGTACAAGAAC GAGAACCCGTACCCAGCTGTGGCTATGCACAAGGTGCAGCGGCCAGGCGAGGCCAGCCACCTGCGGCGGGCACCCCGGCCCTTCCCCCGGCTGGACGAGGGCATGGTGCAGTGGATCGTGGACCAGGCCGCCGCCAAGATGCAGGGCGCGCCCCCAGCCGTGAAGGCTGAGAAGAGGACCACTGTGCCCTCGGGGCCGCCCATGA CGGCCATCGTGGAGCGGAGTGGCGGGCTGCATGGCAACAGCGCGCGCCGGCTGGAGGTGGTCCGGAACTGCATCTCCTACGTGTTCGAGGGGAAGATGCTGGAGGCCAAGAAG CTGCTCCCAGCTGTGCTGAGGGCCCTGAAGGGGCGCGCGGCCCGCCGCTGCCTTGCCCAGGAGCTGCACCTGCACGTGCAGCAGAGCCGGGCCGTCCTGGACCACCAGCAGTTCGACTTCGTGGTCCGCATGATGAACTGCTGTCTGCAG GACTGCACCTCCCTGGATGAGCACGGCATCGCAGCTGCCTTGCTGCCCCTGGTCACTGCCTTCTGCCGG AAGCTGAGCCCAGGGGTGACGCAGTTTGCCTACAGCTGCGTGCAGGAACACGTGGTCTGGAGCACGCCGCAGTTCTGGGAGGCCATGTTCTACGGGGACGTGCAGACCCACATCCGGGCCCTTTACCTGGAGGCTGCTGAGGACCGAGACCCCTTCTCG GCAGGGGAGGCCCCCGTGCAGGACGAGCGCTCTGCCCTGGACGTGGCGTCTGAGCAGAGGCGCCTGTGGCCCACGCTGAGCCGGGAGAAGCAGCAGGAGCTGGTGCAGAAGGAGGAGAGCACCGTCTTCAGCCAGGCCATCCACTACGCCAACCGCATGAGCTACCTGCTTCTGCCCCTGGACAGCAGCAAGAGCCGCCTGCTTCGGGAGCGCCCGGGGCTGGGCGAGCTCGAGAGCGCCAGCAACAGCCTTGTCACCAACAG CATGGCAGGCAGCGTGGCAGAGAGCTATGACACGGAGAGCGGCTTCGAGGACGCAGAGACCTGTGATGTGGCCGGGGCTGTGGTCCGCTTCATCAACCGCTTTGTGGACAAGGTCTGCACAGAGAGTGGGGTCACCAGCGACCACCTCAAGGGGCTGCATGTCATGGTGCCAG ACATTGTCCAGATGCACATCGAGACCCTGGAGGCCGTGCACAGAGAGAGCAAGAGGCTGCCCCCCATCCAGAAG CCCAAGCTGCTTCGGCCCCGCTTGCTGCCCGGAGAGGAGTGTGTGCTGGACGGCCTTCGTGTCTACCTGTTGCCTGACGGGCGAGAGGAGGGCGCGGGGGGGCCCGGAGGCGGCCCTGCGCTGCTGCCAGCCGAAGGCGCCGTGTTCCTCACCACGTACCGGGTCATCTTCACGGGGATGCCCACCGACCCCCTGG TGGGGGAGCAGGTGGTGGTCCGCTCCTTCCCGGTGGCTGCGCTGACCAAGGAGAAGCGCATCAGCGTCCAGACCCCTGTGGACCAGCTCCTGCAGGACGGGCTGCAGCTGCGCTCCTGCACCTTCCAG CTGCTGAAGATGGCATTTGACGAGGAGGTGGGGTCTGACAGCGCTGAGCTCTTCCGCAAGCAGCTGCACAAGCTGCGGTACCCCCCCGACATCAGAGGCACGTTCGCACTCACCCTGGGTTCTGCCCACACCCCCGGCCGGCCGCCCCGTGCCACCAAGGACAAGGGACCTTCCTTCAG GACCCTATCCAGGAACCTGGTGAAGAACGCCAAGAAGACTATCGGGCGGCAGTATGTCACGCGGAAGAAGTACAACGCCCCCAGCTGGGAGCACCGGGGCCAGCCGCCCCCGGAGGACCAGGAGGATGAGAtctctg TTTCGGAGGAGCTGGAGCCCAGCACACTGACGCCGTCGTCAGCCCTGAAGCCCTCCGACCGCATGACCATGAGCAGCCTGGTGGAGCGGGCGTGCTGCCGGGACTACCAGCGCTTGGGGCTGGGCACACTGAGCAGCAGCCTGAGCCGAGCCAAGTCTGAGCCCTTCCGGATCTCCCCGGTGAACCGCATGTACGCCATCTGCCGCAG CTACCCCGGGCTGTTGATCGTGCCCCAGAGCGTCCAGGACAACGCTCTGCAGCGCGTCTCCCGCTGCTACCGCCAGAACCGCTTTCCGGTGGTCTGCTGGCGCAGCGGGCGCTCCAAGGCTGTGTTGCTGCGCTCTGGAGGCCTGCACGGCAAGGGTGTCGTAGGCCTCTTCAAGGCCCAGAATGCTCCTTCTCCAG gccagtCCCAGGCGGACTCCAGCAGCCTGGAACAGGAGAAGTATCTGCAGGCCGTGGTCAGCTCCATGCCGCGATACGCGGATGCATCTGGCCGCAACACGCTCAGCGGCTTCTCCTCCGCCCACATGGGCAGCCATG CGCCCAGCCCCAGAGCCAGGGTCACCACGCTGTCCAACCCCATGGCGGCCTCGGCCTCCAGACGGACCGCGCCCCGAG GTAAATGGGGCAGCGTCCGGGCCAGCGGGCGCAGTGGTGGGCTCAGCACTGATGTGGGCTCCCGGCTAGCAGGTGTGGTCCCCCCCCAGGCCAACGGGGCCCCTGCTGACCCAGGCTTTCTGCGGCCGCAGCGTGCAGCCCTCTATATCATTGGAGACAAAGCCCAGCTGAAG GGTGTGCGGCCAGACCCCCTGCAGCAGTGGGAGCTGGTGCCCATTGAGGTGTTCGAGGCACGGCAGGTGAAGGCGAGCTTCAAGAAGCTGCTAAAGGCCTGTGTCCCTGGCTGTCCTGCCACCGAGCCTGGTCCTGCCTCCTTCCTGCGCTCACTGGAAGACTCAGAGTGGCTCATCCAG ATCCACAAGCTGCTGCAGGTGTCGGTGCTGGTGGTGGAGCTCCTGGATTCGGGCTCCTCCGTCCTGGTGAGCCTGGAGGACGGCTGGGACATTACCACGCAG GTGGTGTCCCTGGTGCAGCTGCTGTCGGACCCCTTCTACCGCACCCTGGAGGGCTTCCGTCTGCTGGTGGAGAAGGAGTGGCTGTCCTTCGGCCACCGCTTCAGCCACCGCGGCGCCCACACCCTGGCTGGGCAGAGCAGCGGCttcactccagtcttcctgcagTTCCTGGACTGTGTGCACCAG ATCCATCTCCAGTTCCCCATGGAGTTCGAGTTCAGCCCTTTCTACCTCAAGTTCCTTGGCTACCATCACGTGTCTCGCCGCTTCCGGACCTTCCTGCTGGACTCCGACTATGAACGCATTGAGCTGG GACTGCTTTACGAGGAGAAGGGGGATCGCCGGGCCCCGCAGGCCTGCCGCTCGGTGTGGGAGTACGTGGAGCGGCTGAGCAAGCGGACGCCCGTGTTTTACAACTACATGTACGCGCCGGAGGACGCGGAG GTCCTGCGGCCCTACAGCAACGTGTCCAACCTGAAGGTGTGGGACTTCTACACCGAGGAGACGCTGGCCGAGGGCCCCCCGTACGACTGGGAACTGGCGCAGGGGCCCCCTGAGCCCCCGGAGGAAGAGCGGCCAGATGGGGGTGCCCCCCAGAGCAGGCGCCGGGTGGTGTGGCCCTGCTATGACAGCCGGCCCAGAGCCCAGCCCGACGCCATCTCCCGGCTCCTGGAG GAGATGCAGCGACTGGAGACTGAGCTGGGCCGACCCCCCGAGCGCTGGAAGGACGCCTGGGATCGGGTGAAGGCGGCCCAGCGCCTCGAGGGCCGGCCAGATGGACGT GGCACCCCCAGCTCCCTGCTGGTGTCCAGCGTGCCCCACCACCGCCGCTCGCTGGGTGTGTACCTGCAGGAGGGCCCTGTGGGCTCCACGCTGAGCCTCAGCCTGGACAGCGACCAGAGCAGCGGCTCTTCCGTGTCCAGCTCGCGGCAGGCAGCCCGCCGCAGCACCAGCACCCTCTACAGCCAGTTCCAGACGGCGGAGAGTGAGAACAG GTCCTACGAGGGCACCCTGTACAAGAAAGGTGCCTTCATGAAGCCCTGGAAGGCCCGCTGGTTTGTGCTGGACAAGACGAAGCACCAG CTGCGCTACTACGACCACCGCGCTGACACGGAGTGCAAGGGCGTCATCGACCTGGCCGAGGTGGAGGCTGTGGCGCCGGGCACGCCCGCCATGGGCGCCCCCAAGACCGTGGACGAGAAGGCTTTCTTTGAC GTGAAGACGACGCGTCGTGTTTACAACTTCTGTGCCCAGGACGTGCCGTCGGCCCAGCAATGGGTGGACCAGATCCAGAGCTGCCTGTCGGACGCCTGA